The Muntiacus reevesi chromosome 10, mMunRee1.1, whole genome shotgun sequence genome has a segment encoding these proteins:
- the ZNF483 gene encoding zinc finger protein 483, with protein MTSGIVCAALCAPRRSSLNEMTAASPDPHTLVSSEQKKVFRMETPGNPEALMKGDTADPESFRQRFRWFCYSEEAGPRKTLNQLWELCVQWLRPDIHTKEQILELLVFEQFLTILPGEIRIWVKSQHPKSSEEVVTLVEDLTQVLEEKKEPISQDSVVSQEDNPEEDKPVSVLPNTEAQESMTLKDVAVTFSRGEWRKLEPSQKEIYKEVLLENYRNLEFLGFPVSKLDLVSQLKWAGSPRLLQKEVSKDVLMEESTLDKIIERYLMSGDCDSVGESWKRYGRFEDGCSNREHSQGQITQKKTHGRGSKGEEFDPERSPFGSSFKPPSDLIKHLRVYLRKKSRRYNEGKKPFSFHSDLVPNRKEHSGEKPRKCNEGRKALSHSSSRTEHQKHQKSHAGEKSQKCSNCGVAFIRSSSLSKKNSSTCEKCWKGLGQDAAIDKDEGTETGEGTRKCSKCGKAFGYSASLTKHRRIHTGEKPYLCNECGKAFSDSSSLTPHHRTHSGEKPFKCDDCGKSFTLSAHLIKHQRVHTGEKPYKCKDCGRPFSDSSSLIQHQRIHTGEKPYTCNNCGKSFSHSSSLSKHQRIHTGEKPYKCGECGKAFRQTSCLTRHQRIHTGEKPYLCNDCGMTFSHFTSVIYHQRLHSGEKPYKCTQCEKAFPTHSLLSRHQRIHTGVKPYKCKDCGKSFSQSSSLNEHHRIHTGEKPYECNYCGATFSRSSILVEHLKIHTGRREYECNECEKTFKSNSGLIRHRGFHSAE; from the exons ATGACGTCAGGCATAGTGTGTGCGGCGCTCTGTGCCCCTCGGAG GAGTAGCCTAAACGAGATGACAGCTGCCTCCCCAGATCCTCACACTCTGGTCTCAAGTGAACAGAAAAAAGTCTTTAGGATGGAGACTCCTGGAAATCCAGAAGCTCTCATGAAAGGAGACACTGCTGACCCAGAATCTTTCAGACAGAGGTTCAGGTGGTTTTGTTACTCTGAAGAGGCTGGACCCAGAAAAACCCTGAATCAGCTATGGGAGCTCTGCGTTCAGTGGCTGAGACCAGACATCCACACGAAAGAACAGATTCTAGAGCTTTTGGTGTTTGAGCAGTTCCTGACCATCTTGCCTGGGGAGATCAGGATTTGGGTCAAATCGCAGCATCCTAAGAGTAGTGAGGAAGTGGTGACCCTAGTAGAGGATTTGACCCAAGTGCTTGAAGAAAAGAAAG AACCGATCTCTCAAGATTCTGTTGTTTCCCAAGAGGATAACCCTGAAGAAGATAAACCAGTTTCTGTTCTTCCAAATACTGAGGCCCAG GAATCCATGACACTTAAAGACGTGGCTGTCACCTTTTCCAGAGGAGAGTGGAGGAAACTGGAGCCTTCTCAGAAGGAGATATATAAAGAAGTGCTGCTGGAGAACTATAGGAACCTAGAATTTCTGG GCTTTCCAGTTTCCAAGTTAGATTTGGTTTCCCAGCTGAAGTGGGCTGGATCACCACGGCTGCTGCAAAAAGAAGTCTCCAAAG ATGTTCTTATGGAAGAATCGACTTTagataaaataatagaaaggTATCTAATGAGTGGCGATTGTGACTCAGTGGGAGAATCCTGGAAACGTTACGGCAGATTCGAGGATGGTTGTAGCAATAGGGAACATTCACAAGGACAAATCACACAGAAGAAAACTCACGGGAGAGGCAGTAAGGGTGAGGAATTTGATCCAGAAAGGAGTCCCTTTGGAAGTAGCTTCAAACCACCTTCGGATCTAATTAAACATCTGAGAGTCTACTTAAGGAAGAAATCTCGGAGGTACAATGAAGGCAAGAAACCCTTTAGTTTTCATTCAGACCTTGTTCCGAACCGCAAAGAACACAGTGGTGAAAAGCCAAGGAAATGTAACGAAGGCAGGAAAGCCTTAAGTCACTCTTCTTCTCGGACTGAACATCAGAAACATCAGAAAAGCCATGCGGGGGAGAAGTCTCAGAAGTGTAGTAACTGCGGAGTAGCCTTTATTCGAAGCTCATCCCTCAGTAAGAAAAACTCTTCTACGTGTGAAAAATGTTGGAAAGGTTTAGGTCAAGATGCAGCCATAGATAAAGACGAGGGAACTGAGACTGGAGAAGGAACCCGTAAATGCAGcaaatgtggaaaagcctttggCTATAGCGCCTCACTGACCAAGCATAGGAGAATTCACACTGGGGAGAAACCCTACTTGTGCAATGAGTGTGGAAAAGCCTTCAGTGACAGCTCATCTCTCACGCCACACCACCGAACTCACAGTGGAGAGAAGCCCTTCAAGTGTGATGACTGTGGGAAATCTTTCACCCTAAGCGCCCACCTCATTAAACATCAGAGAGTTCACACAGGTGAGAAACCCTATAAATGTAAAGACTGTGGAAGGCCCTTCAGTGACAGTTCATCTCTTATTCAGCATCagcgaattcacactggagaaaagccctaCACATGtaacaactgtggaaaatccttcagtCACAGCTCATCCCTTTCtaaacatcagagaattcatactggagagaaaccctataaatgtggtgagtgtgggaaagccttcagacAGACTTCTTGCCTTACCCGACATCAGAGgattcacactggagaaaaaccataTTTGTGTAATGATTGTGGGATGACTTTTAGCCATTTTACATCTGTAATTTATCATCAGAGACTTCATTCAGGAGAAAAACCCTACAAGTGTACCCAGTGTGAGAAAGCCTTCCCTACCCATTCACTCCTCAGCcgtcatcagagaattcacacggGTGtcaagccttataaatgtaaggactgtggaaaatccttcagtCAGAGTTCATCTCTCAACGAACATCATCggattcacactggagagaagccctatgaatGTAACTACTGTGGTGCAACCTTTAGCCGGAGCTCAATCCTAGTGGAACACCTGAAAATTCATACCGGAAGGAGGGAGTATGAATGCAATGAGTGTGAGAAGACATTCAAAAGTAATTCTGGCCTCATCAGGCATCGGGGATTTCACTCTGCAGAATAA